The following proteins are encoded in a genomic region of Actinomadura sp. NAK00032:
- a CDS encoding cyclic nucleotide-binding domain-containing protein: MRAVTGADLAREPFLNGMRGADLRRLAMAARFTEFSSGRRIFSESEPAERFWLIQDGTVMVDMQAPRRGTVIVETFGPGSVLGWSWLFRPHQWHFGGVATAPVRAIEFDGRLVRTLCAVDPSMGYELTRRFAELVVARLETTQARLTDVSETVTGGVAAFWPERR, translated from the coding sequence GCGCGCTGTGACAGGCGCGGATCTCGCGCGTGAACCGTTCCTGAACGGCATGAGGGGCGCTGACCTGCGCAGATTGGCTATGGCGGCCCGGTTCACCGAGTTCTCGTCGGGGAGACGCATCTTCAGCGAATCCGAGCCGGCGGAACGGTTCTGGCTCATCCAGGACGGGACCGTGATGGTCGACATGCAGGCGCCTCGGCGCGGCACCGTCATCGTCGAAACCTTCGGTCCGGGCTCGGTACTGGGCTGGTCCTGGCTCTTTCGTCCGCACCAGTGGCATTTCGGCGGTGTGGCCACCGCCCCGGTACGGGCCATCGAGTTCGACGGCCGCCTCGTCCGGACGCTCTGCGCCGTCGACCCCTCCATGGGCTACGAGTTGACGCGCCGCTTCGCTGAACTCGTCGTGGCGCGTCTGGAAACGACACAGGCACGGCTGACGGATGTCTCCGAGACCGTCACCGGTGGCGTGGCGGCGTTCTGGCCCGAGAGGCGTTAG